Within the Acidobacteriota bacterium genome, the region AGGACGTCCAGCTTGGCCAGCCCCACCCACGCGGGGTGGGCGCCTCCGCTCAAGTCCCGGCTCATTCTTCCCACCTCAACGCCCCCTTCAGCCACGCGTAGACGTACGCCGCGATGAGCAGGGCGAGAAAGACGAAAACTTCGATCAATCCGAAGAGGCCCAGCTTGTCAAAGGCCACGGCCCAGGGCAGGAGGAAGATGGTCTCCACGTCGAAGACCAAAAAGACCACGGCCACCAGGTAGAAGTGGACGGAGATCTTGCCCGGCGGGGCCTCCTTCACTTCAATGCCGCATTCGTAGGGCTCCGCCTTGACGGCGTTGTATCGCCGAGGGCGGATGAAACGGCCCAGAACCATGGTGAGGGGCACGATGGCGAGAGCCAGGGCCAGGAAGATCCCTACGGGAAGGTAAGCCGACATGTACGATCCTCCCTTGGGCGGGCGGGCGCGGGCCTAAAGGCGCTGAATATAGTCGAGAGAGGCCGTAGTGTCAAGGTTCCAGAGGGAGAAAGCGGAACGCGGCGGCGGGGTCCCGGACCGACCCTGGACGCGGTTCCCCACGCGACGGCGGTTGGGTTCGCTTCGAGCGGCCCGGGCGGGAACGGTCCTCTTGGGGCATTTCCCCCAAGATCCGGGTCGGCTCCTCAGACCAGGTCGAGGCCCGCCAGGGACGCCAAGAGTTTCTTCCGCCCGAAGCGGTTGAAGGAGACCGTCACCTTCTGGCTCTCCCCGCTCCCCTCGAGGGCCAGAACGATGCCGAAGCCGTATTTCTTGTGGTGGATGCGCGCGCCGACACGCAGGACCTTCTGAGGGGCGGGCTTGGGGGCCTCCGCCGCGTCCAGGAGTGCGGCGGCCTCCAGGAGGCTCATGGGGGCGCGCTCCACCCCGTGGACCTCCTCCACGCGACCCCCAGGGATCTCACCGAGGAAGGGGGAGGGAAGCCGATCCTGTACCACGCCGAAAACGTAGCGCTGACGGGCCCAGGTCAGGGTGAGCCGGTCCATCGCCCTCGTCATGCCCACGTAGCACAGCCGGCGCTCCTCTTCGAGTCCCTCCTCGGTCTGGGAGGAGAGGGCGTGAGGGCACAGGTCCTGTTCCAGGCCCGACAGGAACACCACTGGAAACTCCAGGCCCTTGGCCGCGTGAAGCGTCATGAGGCGCACTGCGTCCACGGGCCCGTCCTTCAGCTCATCCTGATCGCTCGCGAGAGCCTGTCGTTCGAGAAAGAGACGGAGGTCGCCCCCCTCCCGGCTCTCGAATTCCCGCATGGCGGACACGAGTTCCCGGACGTTTTCGATCCGGGCCTCGGGGTCCGGGCCCGACTCGCCCTGCTCCGCCAGGTACGCCACGTACCCCGTGGCCTCAAGTACCCATTGCGTCACGGCCGCGGGTCCGCCGGCCGCGGCCCGCTTGCCCACGCCCTGAAGGATGTCCAGAAAACCCCGCAGGGCCGTGCAGGTCCGGGAGGGGAAGAGCCCCTCCTCGGCGGCCGCCCGGATGGCCTCCACCAGGGTCGTCCGACGCTCCTCCGCCAGGGCCGCGAGTTTCTCGACCGTGGTCGCGCCCAGCCCGCGCGGGGGCACGTTGAGGATGCGCGCCACGGCCAGGCGGTCCTGCGGATTCAGGCCCGCCCGGAGGTAGGCGAGGACGTCCTTGACTTCCTTCCGCTCGTAGAACTTGAGGCCGCCGACCACCTGGTAGGGGATGCGCCGGTTGAGGCACGCCTCCTCGAAGGTTCTCGACTGGGCGTTGGTCCGATAGAGCACGGCCATCTGGCGCCAGGCGTACCGGGCCTTGAGGGAAAGCATGGAGTCGGCCACGTAGGCCGCTTCCTCGCGGTCCGAGGGCGCGGCGAAGACCCGCACCGCCCCGCCGTCTCCGCGCTCCGTCCAGAGATTCTTCCCGATGCGCCGCGTGTTGTGGGCCACGAGATGGTTGGCCGCCTCGAGTATGGCCCGCGTGGAGCGGTAGTTCCGTTCCAGTTTGATGACCTTGGCTCCCCGGAAGTCCCGCTGAAAGTCGAGGATGTTCTGGATGTCGGCCCCCCTCCAACGGTAGATGGACTGGTCCTCGTCGCCCACGGCGAAGAGGTTCCCCCACTTCTCCGAGAGAACCCGGAGGAGGCGGTACTGAATCCGGTTGGTGTCCTGGTACTCGTCCACGAGGATATGCTGGAACTGATGCTGGTACTTGGCGCGGACTTCGGGGCGCTCCTCCAGAAGGCGCAGGGCCACCCCGAGCAGGTCGTCGAAGTCCATGGAGTTGGAATCGGCGAGCTGGCGTTCGTAGGCGAGGTACACGGGGGCCACGGTCAGAAAGAAGTGGCCCCTGGCCTTCTCCGCGAAGGCCTCGGCGCTCAGCCCTTCGGTCTTGGCCCGGCTGATGGCGGAGAGGACGGCCCGGGGCTGGATGTTTCTCTCCGATACCCCCCGGTCCCTCAGGAGGCGCCGGACCAGCCCCGCCGAGTCGTCGGCGTCGAGAATGGTGAAGTTCCGGTTGTACGGACCCCCGAGGGCCTCCACGTCGGCTCGCAAGAGCCGCGCGCACATGGCGTGGAAGGTCCCGATCCACAGGAAGGGCAGCGCGGGCTTTTGGAGGAGATCAAGGACCCGCGCCCGCATTTCCTCCGCGGCCTTGTTTGTGAAGGTGACGGCCAACACGGAGTGGGCCGAGACGTGGCGGGCGGAGAGCAGGTGCGCGATGCGGTGGGCGATGACCCGGGTCTTTCCGGACCCCGCCCCGGCGAGGACCAGGGCGGCTCCGCCGGGTTCCGTCACGGCGAGCCTCTGTTCGGGATTGAGCGTGTCCAGCATCCGGTCGTCCAAGGTGAGGCCCTTCCCGATCCTCCGGCCTCCGGCTCAGAGCCGTGCCCGGAGGGGGCTCACGTCGCCGCACAGGAGGCCTTCGGCTTGGGCCGAGGCCATGGGCAGGGCCCGGTGGGCGAAGTGCAGGGCCGCCTCCACCTTGTTGTGGTAAAAGCGGGCCTCCTCGCTCTGATCGAGGAGACCGTCGAGGGCCGACGGGTCCTCGAGGTCCACCCCTCGCTCTCGCGCCAGGGAGCCCAGACGTTCTCGAGCCAGGACAGCCTGTTCGAGGAGGAGGCCGCCCGCGAGGACGTGTCCGCAGATGTCCAGTAGCGGCACGGCGTTGAGGAGGCCGAACAGGCCGGGATCGGCGGCGGCCCTCATGACCTCCAAGCACGCTTCGAGGCTGGAGAGGGCCTGCTGAAGCCGCGGGCCTCCGGCGGCAAGGGGCCCTTGAGCGGGCACCGCGGCGAGAGACCGCCTGGCCCGATCCAAGAAGAAGGCCAGGTACCGGCCGTTCTGTATACGGAACTTCCGGCCCACCAGGTCCAGGGCCTGGATCCCGTTTGTGCCCTCGTAGATCGAGGCGATCTTGGCGTCCCGCAGGTACCGTTCGGCGGGGAACTCCCGCGTGTACCCATATCCGCCGAAGGTCTGCATGGCCCATTCCGTGACCCGGAAGCCCCAATCCGAGCACCAGGCCTTGCAGATGGGCGTGAGGATCTCCACGAGGCCCGCGTGGCGCTCCCCTTCCTCTCCCTCTCCGGCGTGGGCCACGTCCATGCAGTAGGCCGTGTAGGAGAGAAGCGCGCGCATGGCCTGGACGTAGGCGCTTTGGAGCAGGAGGTTCCTGCGGACGTCGGGATGCTCGAGGATGGGGACCTGCGGGCTGGAGGGGTCCTTGTCGTCGTGGCGGCGGCCCTGGAGCCTCTCCCGGGCGAAGGCGAGGGCGGCCTGGTGGGCGGCCGATCCGATGGCCATGCCCTGAACCCCCACTTCGTAGCGGGCGGAGTTCATCATCTGGAACATGTGAAGGAGCCCGAGGCGCTCCCGCCCGATGAGGTGCCCCACGCAACCGCCCCGCTCGCCGAAAACCAGCGTGCAGGTGGGCGATCCGTGGATGCCCAGTTTCTCCTCGATTCCGGCGCACTGGACGTCGTTGTCTTCTCCCAGAGTCCCGTCCGGGTTCACGCGCACCTTCGGCACCGCGAAGAGGCTCAGTCCTTTGGGGCCGCGGGGAGCCCCCTCCACCCGGGCCAGGACCGCGTGAATGATGTTCGGCGTGTAGTCGTGGTCGCCGGAGGTGATGAAGATCTTCTGGCCGGAGAGGGCGTACGTTCCATCCTCCCGGCGGATCGCCTTGGTCTGGATGTCGCCGAG harbors:
- a CDS encoding NADH-quinone oxidoreductase subunit A, with the translated sequence MSAYLPVGIFLALALAIVPLTMVLGRFIRPRRYNAVKAEPYECGIEVKEAPPGKISVHFYLVAVVFLVFDVETIFLLPWAVAFDKLGLFGLIEVFVFLALLIAAYVYAWLKGALRWEE
- a CDS encoding UvrD-helicase domain-containing protein, yielding MDDRMLDTLNPEQRLAVTEPGGAALVLAGAGSGKTRVIAHRIAHLLSARHVSAHSVLAVTFTNKAAEEMRARVLDLLQKPALPFLWIGTFHAMCARLLRADVEALGGPYNRNFTILDADDSAGLVRRLLRDRGVSERNIQPRAVLSAISRAKTEGLSAEAFAEKARGHFFLTVAPVYLAYERQLADSNSMDFDDLLGVALRLLEERPEVRAKYQHQFQHILVDEYQDTNRIQYRLLRVLSEKWGNLFAVGDEDQSIYRWRGADIQNILDFQRDFRGAKVIKLERNYRSTRAILEAANHLVAHNTRRIGKNLWTERGDGGAVRVFAAPSDREEAAYVADSMLSLKARYAWRQMAVLYRTNAQSRTFEEACLNRRIPYQVVGGLKFYERKEVKDVLAYLRAGLNPQDRLAVARILNVPPRGLGATTVEKLAALAEERRTTLVEAIRAAAEEGLFPSRTCTALRGFLDILQGVGKRAAAGGPAAVTQWVLEATGYVAYLAEQGESGPDPEARIENVRELVSAMREFESREGGDLRLFLERQALASDQDELKDGPVDAVRLMTLHAAKGLEFPVVFLSGLEQDLCPHALSSQTEEGLEEERRLCYVGMTRAMDRLTLTWARQRYVFGVVQDRLPSPFLGEIPGGRVEEVHGVERAPMSLLEAAALLDAAEAPKPAPQKVLRVGARIHHKKYGFGIVLALEGSGESQKVTVSFNRFGRKKLLASLAGLDLV
- a CDS encoding acyl-CoA dehydrogenase → MAYPDDSRDVKFNLFEWLPLDDLLARERFAGQERADLEMVLEEALKVCQGAAAPADLEGDRVGARWEEGSVRLPPGMKKAYAALAEGGWIGATAGTEFGGMGLPEVVGTGIMEYLVGSNPSLSLTAMLTRGAAQLIESFGTETLKNLYCEKMYQGTWTGTMCLTEPSAGSDLGDIQTKAIRREDGTYALSGQKIFITSGDHDYTPNIIHAVLARVEGAPRGPKGLSLFAVPKVRVNPDGTLGEDNDVQCAGIEEKLGIHGSPTCTLVFGERGGCVGHLIGRERLGLLHMFQMMNSARYEVGVQGMAIGSAAHQAALAFARERLQGRRHDDKDPSSPQVPILEHPDVRRNLLLQSAYVQAMRALLSYTAYCMDVAHAGEGEEGERHAGLVEILTPICKAWCSDWGFRVTEWAMQTFGGYGYTREFPAERYLRDAKIASIYEGTNGIQALDLVGRKFRIQNGRYLAFFLDRARRSLAAVPAQGPLAAGGPRLQQALSSLEACLEVMRAAADPGLFGLLNAVPLLDICGHVLAGGLLLEQAVLARERLGSLARERGVDLEDPSALDGLLDQSEEARFYHNKVEAALHFAHRALPMASAQAEGLLCGDVSPLRARL